One stretch of Musicola paradisiaca NCPPB 2511 DNA includes these proteins:
- the mukE gene encoding chromosome partition protein MukE: MSSINIDQNISARLMNALANTLFPALDSQLRAGRHIGVEELENHAFLMDFQDELEHFYGRYNVELIRAPEGFFYLRPRSTTLIPRSVLSELDMMVGKILCYLYLSPERLAHEGIFSQQELYEELLSLADESKLLKLVNQRSTGSDLDRQKLQEKVRTSLNRLRRLGMIYFMGADGSKFRITEAVFRFGADVRSGDDPREAQLRMIRDGEAMPVDGSLSLDDSDDGASGDDPRVEDEQE; encoded by the coding sequence ATGTCATCGATAAATATTGATCAAAACATTTCCGCCCGGCTGATGAACGCGCTGGCCAACACGCTGTTTCCCGCGCTGGACAGCCAACTGCGCGCCGGGCGTCACATTGGCGTGGAAGAGCTGGAAAACCACGCATTTCTGATGGATTTTCAGGACGAACTGGAACACTTCTACGGCCGTTACAACGTCGAGCTGATCCGCGCGCCGGAAGGCTTTTTCTACCTGCGGCCGCGCTCCACCACGCTGATCCCGCGTTCGGTGCTGTCCGAGCTGGACATGATGGTGGGCAAAATCCTCTGCTATCTCTACTTAAGCCCGGAGCGCCTGGCGCACGAGGGCATTTTCAGCCAGCAGGAGCTGTATGAAGAGCTGCTGAGCCTGGCGGACGAGAGCAAGCTGCTCAAGTTGGTGAACCAGCGCTCCACCGGCTCCGATCTCGACCGGCAAAAATTGCAGGAAAAAGTGCGCACTTCGCTTAACCGCCTGCGGCGCTTGGGGATGATCTATTTTATGGGCGCCGACGGCAGTAAGTTCCGCATTACCGAGGCGGTGTTTCGCTTCGGCGCCGATGTGCGCAGCGGGGATGACCCGCGTGAAGCGCAGTTGCGGATGATTCGCGACGGCGAGGCGATGCCGGTGGACGGCAGTCTGTCGCTGGACGACAGCGATGATGGCGCGAGCGGTGATGACCCACGAGTTGAGGATGAACAGGAATGA
- the mukF gene encoding chromosome partition protein MukF, whose translation MSDFSQTVPELVAWARKNDFSIALPTERLAFLLAIATLNGERMDGEMSEGELVDAFRHVSQGFEQTHETIPVRANNAINDLVRQRLINRFTSELADGNAIYRLTPLGIGITDYYIRQREFSALRLSMQLSMVAQELGRAAEAAEEGGDEFHWHRNVFAPLKYSVAEIFDSIDLSQRSMDEQQQCVKDDIAALLNQDWRAAIANCERLLSETSDTLRELQDTLEAAGDKLQASLLRIQDATLGKDELAFVDNLVFDLQGKLDRIISWGQQTIDLWIGYDRHVHKFIRTAIDMDKNRVFAQRLRQSVQSYFEAPWALTYANAERLLDMRDEELALRTEEVTGELPPDLEYEAFSEIREQIAARVEQALEKYKQQHIPLNLSEVIRDYLTQYPRSQHFDVARIVVDQAVRLGVADADFTGLPALWQAINEYGAKVQAHVIDKY comes from the coding sequence ATGAGTGATTTTTCCCAGACCGTACCCGAACTGGTTGCCTGGGCGAGAAAAAATGACTTCTCCATTGCGTTGCCGACCGAACGTCTGGCGTTTTTGCTGGCCATCGCCACCCTGAACGGCGAACGCATGGATGGGGAGATGAGCGAAGGGGAGCTGGTGGACGCATTTCGTCACGTCAGCCAGGGGTTTGAGCAAACCCACGAAACCATACCGGTGCGCGCCAACAACGCCATCAACGACTTGGTGCGGCAACGGTTGATCAACCGTTTCACCAGCGAACTGGCGGACGGCAACGCCATCTATCGCCTGACGCCGCTCGGTATTGGCATTACCGATTACTATATTCGCCAGCGCGAGTTCTCCGCGCTGCGTCTTTCCATGCAGCTCTCGATGGTGGCTCAGGAACTGGGCCGGGCGGCGGAGGCGGCGGAAGAGGGCGGCGACGAGTTTCACTGGCACCGCAACGTGTTCGCGCCGCTCAAATACTCGGTGGCGGAAATCTTCGACAGCATCGACCTGTCCCAACGTAGCATGGACGAGCAACAGCAATGCGTGAAAGACGATATCGCCGCGCTGCTGAATCAGGACTGGCGCGCCGCCATCGCCAACTGCGAACGCCTGCTCAGCGAAACCTCCGACACGCTGCGGGAGTTGCAGGACACGCTGGAAGCGGCGGGGGATAAACTGCAGGCCAGTTTATTGCGCATTCAGGACGCCACGCTCGGCAAAGATGAACTCGCCTTCGTGGACAATCTGGTGTTCGATTTGCAAGGCAAGCTGGATCGCATCATCAGTTGGGGGCAGCAGACTATCGATCTGTGGATCGGTTACGACCGGCATGTCCACAAGTTTATCCGTACCGCGATCGACATGGACAAGAACCGGGTGTTTGCCCAGCGCTTGCGCCAGTCGGTGCAGAGCTATTTCGAGGCGCCGTGGGCGTTGACCTACGCCAACGCCGAGCGGCTGCTGGATATGCGCGACGAGGAACTGGCGCTGCGCACCGAGGAAGTTACCGGCGAGCTGCCGCCGGATCTGGAGTACGAAGCCTTCAGCGAAATCCGCGAGCAGATCGCCGCGAGGGTGGAACAGGCGCTGGAAAAATATAAACAGCAACATATTCCGCTTAATCTGAGTGAGGTGATACGTGACTATCTGACACAGTATCCCCGCTCGCAACATTTTGATGTTGCCCGAATTGTGGTCGACCAGGCGGTACGTCTGGGGGTGGCCGACGCTGATTTCACCGGATTGCCGGCCCTGTGGCAGGCAATCAATGAGTACGGAGCCAAGGTGCAGGCCCATGTCATCGATAAATATTGA
- the cmoM gene encoding tRNA uridine 5-oxyacetic acid(34) methyltransferase CmoM — MQDRNFNDIADKFARNIYGTTKGKLRQAVLWQDLETLLPTLPQRPLYILDAGGGEGAMSRRLAALGHQVLLCDLSDAMIQRAQAAAEEDGVAQNMRFVRCAVQDVGPHLARPADLILFHAVLEWVADPLQALQALSACLAPGGALSLMFYNHDALLMRNMVLGNFGFVDAGMPKRKRRSLSPDHPLNPPQVYQWLASLGLELGGKTGVRVFHDYLQNKQQQIDDFDILLALEQRYCRQEPFVSLGRYIHVMAHKPSLKDAL, encoded by the coding sequence ATGCAGGATCGTAATTTTAACGACATCGCCGATAAGTTCGCCCGTAACATTTACGGCACCACCAAGGGAAAGCTGCGACAGGCGGTACTCTGGCAGGATCTGGAAACCTTGTTGCCGACATTGCCGCAACGCCCGCTGTACATTCTGGACGCCGGCGGCGGCGAGGGCGCAATGTCGCGTCGGCTGGCGGCGCTGGGGCATCAGGTGTTGTTGTGCGACCTGTCCGATGCGATGATCCAGCGCGCTCAGGCCGCCGCCGAGGAAGACGGCGTCGCGCAGAATATGCGTTTTGTGCGTTGCGCGGTGCAGGACGTCGGGCCCCATCTGGCGCGCCCGGCGGATCTGATCCTGTTTCATGCGGTGCTGGAGTGGGTGGCGGATCCGTTGCAGGCGTTGCAGGCGTTGAGCGCCTGTCTGGCGCCGGGCGGCGCGTTATCGCTGATGTTCTACAACCATGACGCGCTGTTGATGCGCAATATGGTGTTGGGAAACTTCGGCTTTGTCGATGCCGGCATGCCCAAACGCAAACGTCGCTCGCTCTCGCCCGATCATCCGCTTAATCCGCCGCAGGTCTACCAGTGGCTGGCGTCGTTGGGGTTGGAACTCGGCGGCAAGACCGGCGTGCGGGTGTTTCATGACTATTTACAAAACAAGCAACAACAGATTGACGATTTCGACATACTGCTGGCGCTGGAGCAGCGCTACTGCCGTCAGGAACCGTTTGTCAGCCTGGGGCGTTACATCCACGTCATGGCGCACAAGCCCTCTTTGAAGGATGCATTATGA
- the elyC gene encoding envelope biogenesis factor ElyC, with translation MLFAAKKYIGSLLLPLPLIMLVAGVALALLWFSRWQKTARLMLTGSWLLLLLLSLQPVADRLLQPLESRYPTWNPSFPAVNYIVVLGGGYTFNPDWAPSANLLSNSLPRVTEGIRLYRANPGAKLIFTGAAAQGNTVSSARTAARVAESLGVPAQDILLLDQAHDTEEEARDAARLVGQQPFLLVTSANHLPRAMNFFLSQGLHPIPAPANQLAITSPLNLWERIFPSPLYLSHAERAWYEELGLLWQRLKGIAPPPSS, from the coding sequence ATGCTGTTTGCCGCCAAAAAATACATCGGTAGCCTGCTGCTGCCATTGCCGTTGATCATGTTGGTCGCAGGTGTTGCTCTCGCGCTGTTGTGGTTCTCCCGCTGGCAAAAAACCGCCCGGCTGATGTTGACCGGCAGTTGGCTGCTGCTGTTGCTGCTGAGTCTGCAACCCGTCGCCGACCGCCTGCTGCAACCGTTAGAGTCGCGCTATCCCACCTGGAACCCTTCATTTCCGGCGGTGAACTACATCGTGGTGCTGGGCGGTGGTTATACCTTCAATCCCGACTGGGCGCCCAGCGCTAACCTGCTCAGCAACAGCCTGCCCCGCGTGACGGAAGGGATCCGACTGTATCGCGCCAACCCCGGCGCAAAACTGATCTTTACCGGCGCGGCGGCACAGGGCAACACCGTGAGTAGCGCGCGTACCGCGGCCAGGGTGGCGGAAAGTCTGGGCGTGCCGGCGCAAGATATCCTGCTGCTGGATCAGGCGCACGATACCGAGGAGGAGGCGAGGGACGCGGCGCGGCTGGTGGGCCAACAACCGTTTCTGCTGGTGACGTCGGCCAACCATCTGCCGCGCGCGATGAATTTCTTTCTCAGCCAGGGGCTGCATCCGATTCCCGCGCCCGCCAACCAGTTGGCCATCACCTCGCCGCTGAATCTGTGGGAGCGCATTTTCCCCTCGCCGCTGTATCTCTCACATGCCGAGCGCGCCTGGTACGAGGAATTAGGGTTACTGTGGCAACGGCTTAAAGGCATCGCGCCGCCGCCATCATCCTGA
- a CDS encoding YcbJ family phosphotransferase → MELLKAELSTVLGESLSRLERISEQPYAHLYALYDGAGNAMPLLAKSYVCQGVAAQEAYKLSMLAREGEVRLPTVYGVVLTHQAPYKELLLLERLRGVSVEAPSRSPQRWELLMDQILESITAWHRIDSHGCVGTVDSTQENLWPHWYRQRLEVLWSTLQKVSAPLLTMEDRALLFRTRQNLPALFADFDNNCVLVHGNLTLRSMLKDPRTDQLLAMLNPGMMLWAPREYDLFRLCEEPGMAEQLLYRYLSREPVSESFVYRRWLYILWAAIARYIHTGQLDRELFDNAARQLQPWLE, encoded by the coding sequence ATGGAATTGTTGAAAGCGGAATTGAGTACGGTGCTGGGAGAGTCGCTCAGTCGGCTTGAGCGCATTAGCGAACAACCCTACGCGCACTTATATGCGTTGTACGATGGCGCCGGCAATGCGATGCCATTGTTAGCTAAAAGCTATGTTTGTCAGGGGGTTGCGGCACAGGAAGCCTACAAGCTCAGTATGCTGGCCCGTGAAGGCGAGGTACGGCTGCCGACGGTATACGGCGTGGTGCTGACCCATCAGGCGCCGTACAAGGAACTGCTGCTGCTTGAGCGGTTGCGCGGCGTATCGGTGGAAGCGCCGTCGCGATCGCCGCAGCGCTGGGAATTGTTGATGGATCAAATTCTGGAGAGCATCACCGCCTGGCATCGTATCGACAGTCACGGCTGCGTCGGCACCGTCGACAGCACGCAGGAGAACCTCTGGCCGCACTGGTATCGGCAGCGGCTGGAGGTCTTGTGGTCGACGTTGCAGAAGGTCAGCGCGCCGTTGCTGACGATGGAGGATCGCGCGCTACTGTTTCGCACCCGTCAGAACCTGCCGGCATTGTTCGCCGATTTTGACAACAACTGCGTGCTGGTGCACGGCAACCTCACGCTGCGCAGCATGCTGAAAGACCCGCGCACCGACCAACTGTTGGCGATGCTCAACCCTGGCATGATGCTGTGGGCGCCCCGCGAATACGACCTGTTCCGGCTGTGCGAAGAGCCCGGCATGGCGGAACAACTGCTCTATCGCTATCTGAGCCGCGAGCCGGTTTCCGAATCGTTTGTTTACCGGCGTTGGCTGTATATCCTGTGGGCGGCGATTGCCCGCTATATCCACACCGGCCAGCTTGATCGTGAGTTGTTCGATAATGCCGCCAGACAGTTACAACCCTGGCTGGAATGA
- the pelN gene encoding pectate lyase PelN, with protein sequence MKMNTQVVPVVLGLMAAGYAAEGLAAEYYLSASGSDSASGSKSAPWKTFARAQETLSAGDTLWIRGGTYAITAGLNTCSSQTDTVNAITLSKSGSSGKPIVYQAYSGETPIVDFSGMTDDCRVKGFNVVASWITLKGLEIKGVPQNNNKNHESWGVWINGSHNIFERLNIHHIMGTGLFLKNGSYNTILNSDSHHNYDPLTSNGAGQSGDGFGAHVSANMPGNIFSGCRAWWNSDDGFDLINAYSSVTIENSWAWLHGYLPGTTTSLAAGNGNGFKAGGYAGVYVSNGVKHTVRNSVAFLNKASGFYANHHTVANDFFNNTAYKNKINFNMLGIDSSGSDTNLGTLRNNISYAATSSSLSNTSGANLRYNSWNFSNVLSDTEFQSVSTSGWDAARQSDGSLPVLKSLHLASGSWMIDKGGDVKIAYQGSAPDLGAFELK encoded by the coding sequence ATGAAAATGAACACACAAGTCGTACCGGTTGTGTTGGGATTGATGGCGGCGGGGTATGCCGCCGAAGGGCTGGCGGCGGAGTATTACTTGTCCGCCAGCGGCAGCGACAGTGCCAGCGGCAGCAAGAGCGCACCCTGGAAGACGTTTGCCCGAGCGCAGGAAACCCTGAGTGCAGGGGATACGTTATGGATAAGAGGGGGAACCTACGCCATCACCGCCGGGCTGAACACCTGCAGTAGCCAAACCGATACGGTGAACGCGATCACGCTTAGCAAGAGCGGTTCTTCCGGTAAACCTATCGTGTATCAGGCATACAGCGGCGAAACCCCAATAGTTGATTTCAGCGGTATGACGGATGATTGCCGCGTCAAAGGGTTCAACGTGGTCGCCAGCTGGATCACGCTAAAAGGGCTGGAAATCAAAGGCGTTCCGCAAAATAACAACAAGAACCACGAATCTTGGGGGGTGTGGATCAACGGCAGTCACAACATTTTCGAGCGGCTGAATATCCATCACATCATGGGAACCGGCCTGTTTTTGAAAAACGGTTCCTATAACACCATTCTCAACAGTGACTCCCACCACAATTACGATCCCCTTACCTCCAATGGCGCTGGTCAGAGCGGTGACGGCTTTGGCGCGCATGTTTCCGCCAATATGCCGGGTAATATTTTCAGCGGTTGCCGGGCGTGGTGGAATTCGGATGACGGCTTTGATCTGATCAACGCTTATTCGTCGGTGACGATTGAAAATTCCTGGGCCTGGTTGCATGGCTATCTGCCGGGCACGACCACCTCTCTGGCGGCCGGCAACGGCAATGGTTTTAAGGCGGGCGGCTATGCCGGCGTGTATGTCAGCAACGGCGTGAAGCACACGGTGCGTAATTCGGTGGCGTTCCTTAACAAAGCCTCCGGTTTTTATGCCAACCACCACACGGTCGCTAACGACTTTTTCAACAACACTGCGTACAAGAACAAGATTAATTTCAACATGTTGGGGATAGATTCCAGCGGCAGCGATACCAACCTGGGGACGCTGCGTAACAATATCTCCTACGCGGCGACGTCCAGTTCGTTGTCCAATACCAGCGGCGCCAACCTGCGCTACAACTCGTGGAACTTCAGCAACGTACTGTCTGATACCGAATTCCAGAGCGTTTCCACCAGCGGGTGGGATGCCGCGCGGCAGTCCGACGGCAGTTTGCCGGTGCTGAAAAGCCTGCATCTGGCTTCCGGCAGCTGGATGATCGACAAGGGCGGCGATGTGAAAATCGCCTATCAGGGCTCGGCGCCTGATTTGGGCGCATTTGAATTGAAATAA